From Xenopus laevis strain J_2021 chromosome 7L, Xenopus_laevis_v10.1, whole genome shotgun sequence, one genomic window encodes:
- the LOC108695954 gene encoding free fatty acid receptor 2 yields the protein MDMRSKMLVDNLSLAIYVLTIFLGLPSNVIVLYLFFKEARNRLTPNLIYMINLCVSDLVFIMVLPIKITEIFSSTWTLPQILCPLYNLIHYSTIYASVCFLSAVSVGRYLSIAFPIKYNIYKKPRYSCLICVILWAIVIFHMAFVFLVETSKSGSIALFLTNDDNTWLCYENFTSEQLALVVPVRFEISMVLYFFPLGITVFCYMSCIRILMRSRMHVNLKRKATRVAVTTLVVFIVCFAPYNISHVVGYVIHESVWWRKWALLPSTCNAFLDPLIFYFISSSADRGFYHIWKSLQLKYSVSRRRFSSLFSREQQESSRTLGVAAISATV from the coding sequence ATGGATATGAGAAGTAAAATGCTTGTTGACAACCTGTCACTTGCCATATACGTGCTCACCATTTTTCTTGGATTGCCCTCGAATGTAATAGTACTTTATCTTTTCTTCAAGGAAGCAAGAAACAGGCTGACCCCCAACCTCATCTACATGATCAACCTTTGTGTCTCCGATTTGGTTTTCATCATGGTTTTACCCATAAAAATCACAGAGATCTTTTCAAGCACATGGACTCTTCCTCAGATCCTATGTCCTCTCTACAACCTCATCCACTACAGTACCATTTACGCCAGTGTTTGCTTCCTAAGTGCTGTGAGTGTTGGTCGGTACTTGAGTATCGCTTTTCCaatcaaatacaatatttacaaaaAGCCTAGGTACTCGTGCCTCATCTGTGTTATTCTGTGGGCAATTGTGATTTTTCACATGGCATTTGTGTTCCTAGTGGAGACATCCAAAAGTGGAAGCATAGCATTATTTCTTACCAACGATGATAATACGTGGTTGTGCTATGAAAATTTCACTTCTGAACAACTGGCGTTGGTGGTGCCAGTAAGATTCGAGATCTCCATGGTCTTATATTTCTTTCCTTTAGGCATAACCGTTTTCTGCTACATGTCGTGTATCCGAATCCTCATGAGATCCCGCATGCATGTCAATCTAAAGAGGAAAGCAACGCGTGTAGCCGTCACCACTTTGGTGGTATTTATTGTATGCTTTGCTCCATATAACATTTCTCACGTGGTGGGCTATGTGATTCATGAGAGTGTTTGGTGGCGGAAATGGGCTCTTTTGCCAAGTACCTGCAATGCATTTCTGGATCCTCTCATCTTTTATTTCATTTCGTCGTCAGCGGATCGAGGTTTCTACCACATATGGAAGTCCCTGCAGTTAAAGTACAGCGTTTCAAGGAGAAGATTTTCATCATTGTTCTCAAGAGAGCAACAGGAGAGTTCAAGAACACTGGGAGTGGCGGCCATCTCTGCCACGGTGTAA